A single Nocardioides bizhenqiangii DNA region contains:
- a CDS encoding YceI family protein, whose protein sequence is MSVTSNAPTRSIDGHLLPAAGTWEIDPGHTDLAFTGRHFMVTKVRGRFTGVTGAVEIGEDLRVSRVDVTIDMTSVESGSETRDEHLRSAELFDVARYPTATFQSVDVEWRGTRGTVHGDLTIHGVTRRVPLDVEFEGYVRDPWGGDRTVFSARTRVNREDFGITWNVALEAGGVLVSKEVQIEINLETVLRGGS, encoded by the coding sequence ATGAGTGTCACCAGCAACGCCCCCACCCGCAGCATCGACGGGCACCTTCTCCCCGCCGCCGGCACCTGGGAGATCGACCCCGGCCACACCGACCTCGCCTTCACCGGCCGTCACTTCATGGTCACCAAGGTGCGAGGCCGGTTCACCGGCGTGACCGGAGCCGTCGAGATCGGCGAGGACCTCCGGGTCTCGCGGGTCGACGTCACCATCGACATGACGAGCGTCGAGTCCGGTAGCGAGACCCGCGACGAGCACCTCCGCTCGGCCGAGCTCTTCGACGTCGCCCGTTACCCGACGGCCACCTTCCAGAGCGTCGACGTCGAGTGGCGCGGGACCAGGGGCACCGTCCACGGCGACCTCACCATCCACGGTGTCACCCGGCGGGTCCCGCTCGATGTGGAGTTCGAGGGCTACGTCCGCGACCCCTGGGGCGGCGACCGGACCGTCTTCAGCGCCCGCACCCGGGTCAACCGCGAGGACTTCGGGATCACCTGGAACGTCGCGCTCGAGGCCGGCGGGGTCCTGGTGTCGAAGGAGGTCCAGATCGAGATCAACCTGGAGACGGTCCTCCGCGGCGGCTCCTGA
- a CDS encoding MOSC domain-containing protein: MTELWRYPVKSMGGEQVGSSVVDQRALHADRMWAVRDLELGAVTTARRLPTLLGCTARFVDEPPAGVGPGDVAHVVVTFPDGTEVTSTDPETMDARLSELTGTKVALVPLPPLDDKAGYRGVLATKKDIRKQFGVPDDEPLPDFSMFPLSKLATLAIYATPVGIFADAYPLHIVTTSSLRTMAALGGDFDVRRFRPNIVVDSDLEGLAEQEWLGGVLRAGEVTMRVEIPTIRCTMPLREQAGVPADPQVMKTVSRHGDRCFGVYADVASGGTLRVGDAVDFEAPASPGAIAGSLGRLAERVKRNTVKASNKMMPR, translated from the coding sequence GTGACCGAGCTGTGGCGCTACCCGGTCAAGTCGATGGGCGGCGAGCAGGTCGGCTCGTCGGTGGTCGACCAGCGCGCGCTCCACGCCGACCGGATGTGGGCGGTGCGCGACCTCGAGCTCGGCGCCGTGACCACGGCGCGCAGGCTGCCGACGCTGCTGGGCTGCACCGCTCGGTTCGTCGACGAACCACCCGCCGGGGTCGGCCCCGGCGATGTCGCACACGTCGTCGTCACGTTCCCGGACGGCACGGAGGTCACGAGCACCGACCCGGAGACGATGGACGCCCGCCTCAGCGAGCTCACCGGCACCAAGGTCGCGCTCGTGCCGCTGCCACCGTTGGACGACAAGGCCGGTTACCGCGGCGTGCTCGCGACGAAGAAGGACATCCGCAAGCAGTTCGGCGTCCCCGACGACGAGCCGCTGCCGGACTTCTCGATGTTCCCGCTCAGCAAGCTCGCCACGCTGGCGATCTACGCGACACCGGTCGGCATCTTCGCCGACGCCTACCCGCTCCACATCGTGACCACGTCGAGCCTGCGGACGATGGCGGCGCTGGGCGGCGACTTCGACGTGCGACGCTTCCGCCCGAACATCGTCGTCGACAGCGACCTGGAGGGGCTGGCCGAGCAGGAGTGGCTCGGCGGCGTGCTCCGAGCGGGCGAGGTGACGATGCGGGTCGAGATCCCCACCATCCGGTGCACGATGCCGCTGCGGGAGCAGGCGGGGGTGCCTGCCGACCCCCAGGTCATGAAGACCGTGTCCCGCCACGGCGACCGCTGCTTCGGCGTCTACGCAGACGTCGCCTCCGGCGGCACGCTGCGCGTCGGCGACGCGGTCGACTTCGAGGCCCCCGCGTCGCCGGGCGCCATCGCCGGCTCGCTCGGCAGGTTGGCCGAGCGGGTCAAGCGCAACACCGTCAAGGCGAGCAACAAGATGATGCCGCGCTAG
- the malQ gene encoding 4-alpha-glucanotransferase: MREQARPFDVRRAGVLLHVTSLPGEGNLGDEAYRFVDFLAEAGCSVWQVLPLVPTHDDDGSPYNSPSAMAGNPDLIDSTRSEQLDDAAFTAWCAQQRDWLEPYAEYAALRELRRTPWHTWEPALRDRDPQAVEDALAPLAERVEDLRLEQWVFAQQWARLREYAAEKGVLLFGDLPIFVSLDSADVWAHRELFELDADGRPITVTGCPPDYFAADGQRWNNPHYDWAAMAAEGYAWWRRRIARQRELFDLVRIDHFRGFEAAWHVPVAAPTARDGRWVKGPGEEILSALVETAGPGTLVAEDLGVITPEVDELRTRFGLPGMKVLQFAFDGSLDNPYLPANHGELSVVYTGTHDNDTTAGWWDKLDDRTRAQVASHLLDPAELMPGALIRLAMESTARLAVVPAQDLLALGSESRMNTPGTDAGNWQWRAQDGAFDAELAAQVRALVEHARRARAAGA; the protein is encoded by the coding sequence ATGAGGGAGCAGGCAAGGCCGTTCGACGTACGTCGGGCCGGGGTGCTGCTGCACGTGACGTCGCTGCCGGGGGAGGGGAACCTCGGGGACGAGGCCTACCGGTTCGTCGACTTCCTCGCCGAGGCCGGCTGCTCGGTCTGGCAGGTGCTGCCGCTGGTGCCGACCCACGACGACGACGGGTCGCCGTACAACTCGCCCTCGGCGATGGCCGGCAACCCGGACCTGATCGACAGCACGCGCAGCGAGCAGCTCGACGACGCCGCGTTCACCGCGTGGTGCGCGCAGCAGCGCGACTGGCTCGAGCCGTACGCCGAGTACGCCGCGCTGCGCGAGCTCCGCCGCACCCCGTGGCACACCTGGGAGCCGGCGCTGCGCGACCGCGACCCGCAGGCCGTGGAAGACGCACTCGCGCCGCTCGCCGAACGGGTGGAGGACCTGAGGCTCGAGCAGTGGGTCTTCGCCCAGCAGTGGGCGCGACTGCGGGAGTACGCAGCGGAGAAGGGCGTGCTGCTCTTCGGCGACCTCCCGATCTTCGTCTCGCTCGACAGCGCCGACGTGTGGGCGCATCGCGAGCTGTTCGAGCTGGACGCCGACGGTCGGCCGATCACCGTGACCGGGTGCCCGCCCGACTACTTCGCCGCAGACGGCCAGCGGTGGAACAACCCGCACTACGACTGGGCGGCGATGGCTGCCGAGGGCTACGCCTGGTGGCGGCGTCGGATCGCACGGCAGCGCGAGCTGTTCGACCTGGTGCGGATCGACCACTTCCGCGGGTTCGAGGCCGCCTGGCACGTGCCGGTAGCGGCGCCGACCGCTCGCGACGGGCGGTGGGTGAAGGGGCCGGGGGAGGAGATCCTCTCCGCGCTGGTCGAGACCGCCGGGCCGGGGACACTGGTGGCCGAGGACCTCGGCGTGATCACCCCGGAGGTCGACGAGCTGCGCACCCGCTTCGGGCTGCCCGGGATGAAGGTGCTGCAGTTCGCGTTCGACGGCTCGCTCGACAACCCCTACCTCCCGGCCAACCACGGGGAGCTGAGCGTCGTCTACACCGGCACCCACGACAACGACACCACGGCGGGCTGGTGGGACAAGCTCGACGACCGCACCCGCGCGCAGGTGGCGTCGCACCTGCTCGACCCCGCTGAGCTGATGCCCGGCGCGTTGATCCGGCTGGCGATGGAGTCCACCGCGCGGCTCGCCGTCGTACCCGCCCAGGACCTGCTCGCGCTCGGCAGCGAGAGCCGGATGAACACACCCGGCACCGACGCCGGCAACTGGCAGTGGCGGGCGCAGGACGGAGCATTCGACGCCGAGCTCGCCGCGCAGGTGCGCGCGCTCGTGGAGCACGCCCGCCGTGCCCGGGCCGCGGGGGCGTAG
- a CDS encoding DUF11 domain-containing protein, with the protein MNIKHLKRLAVTVGATGLAVAGIHAAEADHNADPNAHPLPVIDYGLDEKAIVVKLRMTGDGSATMQDAEVFYGTPGTNVGNPPLLDIKIIDDKGAQAQHFDEWDPRWEELEGTTQGTFSTKVADAATGSIIFPFEPDLRDFRVTNQDAGIFVGSYDLAPAILEFCTDNPDDPDCTTDLSVAKTDSPDPAVAGESVTYTLTVTNHGPNPAQAAQVVDELPAGLTFASASNGCTAVGQEVTCDLGAIPSDTTRDVTITADIDPSLVYDAGAPVTVENTATVDNLAGDDSNGANNSDTEETLVVAEADVSIDGVTANEPLEVLIGEPADFTAKVDVSNAGPSSPIDAVLSRTTTSSAGLTITPADSTHAVTRLEIGSPQTIDDAYELTCTTPGVKTVTLSYELALKNSEDTDPDLTDNTASASFDIDCVVPIAINVRPQGFPNSINLNTDATLAALTTEAGEYGLPLDFDAATIEIDTVRWGVRSLLFNVGTVGGAQERHGRNHLERSYELDERTRDADKDGVMHFKPPGSGLEQGVTEGCLKGRYDAGGGQTYTFFGCDSVRIVPPH; encoded by the coding sequence ATGAACATCAAGCACCTGAAGCGACTCGCCGTGACCGTCGGCGCCACCGGTCTCGCGGTGGCCGGCATCCACGCGGCCGAGGCCGACCACAATGCCGACCCGAACGCCCACCCGTTGCCCGTCATCGACTACGGCCTCGACGAGAAGGCGATCGTGGTCAAGCTCCGGATGACGGGCGACGGGTCGGCGACCATGCAGGACGCCGAGGTGTTCTACGGCACCCCCGGCACCAACGTCGGCAACCCGCCGCTGCTGGACATCAAGATCATCGACGACAAGGGCGCCCAGGCCCAGCACTTCGACGAGTGGGACCCGCGCTGGGAGGAGCTCGAAGGCACCACCCAGGGCACGTTCTCCACCAAGGTGGCGGACGCCGCGACCGGGTCGATCATCTTCCCGTTCGAACCCGACCTGCGTGACTTCCGGGTCACCAACCAGGATGCCGGCATCTTCGTCGGCAGCTACGACCTGGCGCCGGCGATCCTCGAGTTCTGCACCGACAACCCCGACGACCCGGACTGCACCACGGACCTGTCCGTGGCCAAGACCGACAGCCCCGACCCGGCGGTGGCGGGCGAGAGCGTGACCTACACGTTGACCGTCACCAACCACGGGCCCAACCCGGCGCAAGCCGCCCAGGTCGTCGACGAGCTCCCCGCGGGCCTGACGTTCGCGTCGGCGAGCAACGGGTGCACGGCGGTCGGGCAGGAGGTCACGTGTGACCTCGGCGCGATCCCGTCGGACACGACCCGCGACGTCACCATCACCGCCGACATCGACCCGTCGCTGGTGTACGACGCCGGCGCGCCGGTCACGGTCGAGAACACCGCGACGGTCGACAACCTGGCCGGCGACGACTCGAACGGCGCCAACAACTCCGACACCGAGGAGACCCTCGTCGTGGCCGAGGCCGACGTCTCGATCGACGGCGTGACGGCGAACGAGCCGCTCGAGGTGCTCATCGGCGAGCCGGCGGACTTCACCGCGAAGGTCGACGTCTCCAACGCCGGTCCGTCGTCGCCGATCGACGCCGTCCTGTCCCGGACCACGACCTCGTCGGCCGGTCTCACGATCACTCCTGCCGACAGCACCCACGCGGTCACCCGGCTCGAGATCGGCAGCCCGCAGACGATCGACGATGCCTACGAGCTGACCTGCACGACGCCCGGGGTGAAGACGGTGACGCTGTCCTACGAGCTCGCACTGAAGAACTCCGAGGACACCGATCCCGACCTCACGGACAACACCGCCTCGGCGTCGTTCGACATCGACTGCGTGGTGCCGATCGCGATCAACGTCCGACCCCAGGGCTTCCCCAACTCCATCAACCTCAACACCGACGCCACCTTGGCGGCGCTGACCACGGAGGCGGGCGAGTACGGGCTTCCGCTGGACTTCGACGCGGCGACGATCGAGATCGACACGGTCCGTTGGGGCGTCCGGTCGTTGCTGTTCAACGTCGGCACCGTCGGCGGTGCGCAGGAGCGGCACGGGAGGAACCACCTCGAGCGCTCCTACGAGCTCGACGAGCGGACGCGGGACGCCGACAAGGACGGCGTCATGCACTTCAAGCCGCCGGGCAGCGGCCTGGAGCAGGGCGTCACCGAGGGCTGCCTGAAGGGCAGGTACGACGCCGGCGGTGGCCAGACGTACACGTTCTTCGGGTGCGACTCGGTGCGGATCGTGCCCCCGCACTAG
- a CDS encoding aminobutyraldehyde dehydrogenase, with protein sequence MRQGMHVGGVARDGSGTERSLVDPSTGEVAGSYRESDASDVEAAVEAAAAAFAEWSALTAGERARALLALADRIEADTDTLTALEVAEAGKPVAVFRDGELPFAVDNLRFFAGAARSLEGSGAGELSRGFTSMLIRRPLGVVAGIAPWNFPLIMAVWKLGPALAAGNTIVLKPSPQTPGTTLRIAELAIDAGLPPGVLNVVTGDAAVGQALVRHPQVAMVSITGSPGAGRAVMEAASSSTTRVHLELGGKAPAIVYDDADLEATAAAVTLAGTYNSGQDCTAATRVYVQRAVADDFAELLAANLRRVRVGDPQDPGTDIGPLVSVEHRERVHGFVERARTAGATVMTGGVVPDGPGAYYPPTLVTGAAQDSEIVQQEVFGPVLVLRTFDDEDEAVRLANDSAYGLASSVWTSDVGRALRTCHRLEVGVSWVNDHLPIASEAPHGGVKASGFGKDMSHEAILEYTATQHVMLKHAQREAHDTFRPA encoded by the coding sequence ATGAGGCAGGGGATGCACGTCGGCGGCGTCGCGCGCGACGGGTCGGGGACGGAGCGCTCGCTCGTCGACCCGAGCACCGGCGAGGTCGCCGGCAGCTACCGGGAGTCGGACGCCTCCGACGTGGAGGCTGCCGTCGAAGCCGCGGCGGCCGCGTTCGCCGAGTGGTCGGCGCTCACCGCCGGAGAGCGGGCGCGGGCGTTGCTCGCACTCGCCGACCGGATCGAGGCCGACACCGACACCCTCACCGCGCTCGAGGTGGCCGAGGCAGGCAAGCCGGTCGCGGTGTTCCGCGACGGCGAGCTGCCGTTCGCCGTCGACAACCTCCGGTTCTTCGCCGGAGCCGCGCGCTCGCTCGAGGGATCCGGCGCCGGCGAGCTCAGCCGCGGATTCACCTCGATGCTGATCCGCCGACCGCTCGGCGTGGTCGCCGGGATCGCGCCCTGGAACTTCCCGCTGATCATGGCGGTCTGGAAGCTCGGCCCCGCCCTCGCGGCGGGCAACACGATCGTGCTCAAGCCGTCCCCGCAGACGCCCGGGACCACCCTCCGGATCGCCGAGCTGGCCATCGACGCCGGTCTGCCGCCAGGGGTGCTGAACGTCGTGACCGGCGATGCCGCCGTCGGCCAGGCGCTGGTGCGGCACCCGCAGGTCGCGATGGTCTCGATCACCGGCTCACCGGGTGCCGGACGAGCGGTGATGGAGGCAGCGTCGTCGTCGACGACCCGGGTCCACCTCGAGCTCGGCGGCAAGGCTCCGGCCATCGTCTACGACGACGCCGACCTCGAGGCCACCGCGGCCGCGGTCACCCTCGCCGGCACCTACAACTCCGGGCAGGACTGCACCGCGGCCACCCGGGTCTACGTCCAACGCGCGGTGGCCGACGACTTCGCCGAGCTGCTCGCCGCCAACCTGCGGCGCGTCCGGGTCGGGGATCCGCAGGACCCGGGCACGGACATCGGCCCGCTGGTGTCGGTCGAGCACCGGGAGCGCGTGCACGGCTTCGTCGAGCGGGCCCGTACCGCCGGTGCGACGGTGATGACCGGTGGCGTGGTGCCCGACGGCCCCGGCGCCTACTACCCGCCGACCCTCGTCACCGGCGCCGCCCAGGACTCCGAGATCGTGCAGCAGGAGGTGTTCGGCCCGGTCCTCGTCCTCCGGACGTTCGACGACGAGGACGAAGCCGTGCGGCTGGCCAACGACAGCGCCTACGGTCTCGCATCCTCGGTGTGGACCAGCGACGTCGGTCGCGCGCTCCGCACCTGCCACCGGCTCGAGGTCGGCGTCAGCTGGGTCAACGACCACCTCCCGATCGCCTCCGAGGCGCCGCACGGCGGCGTCAAGGCCAGCGGCTTCGGCAAGGACATGAGCCACGAGGCGATCCTCGAGTACACCGCCACCCAGCACGTGATGCTGAAGCACGCCCAGCGCGAGGCGCACGACACCTTCCGTCCGGCCTAG
- a CDS encoding amidohydrolase family protein, with protein MTQVLSGIVPGIIDAHIHQWDPFTTPREASRLAPLYRRAPRVFERLTPVLVRQPERELILTAEHVARPYLPADYAADAAGAVEAVGVPVEAAVHVECGWHHPDQSEETAWLDALPFGTAGHPGLAAIVGNADPRDPDFASVLDAHARASDRFRGIRFMTTWHPDRGVKNWIDEEGVMTSAAFLRGFAALAERGLTYDAYVYSHQLPEVVVLAKEYPDTTIVLDHYAPPVGYCGPMGRSTGRTDADRADLLARWKDDISQLAGSCPNVVAKHSGLAFPTLGHQQPGIGREQLAKRVAPLVEHTTEVFGEDRLVFGSNYPMDKAIATYGTVLGALADLLAPYGPDLLRKVFHDNARAVYRL; from the coding sequence ATGACGCAGGTCTTGTCCGGGATCGTGCCCGGGATCATCGACGCCCACATCCACCAGTGGGACCCGTTCACCACTCCGCGGGAGGCCTCGCGGCTCGCGCCGCTCTACCGGCGGGCACCGCGGGTCTTCGAGCGGCTGACGCCGGTGCTGGTCCGGCAGCCGGAGCGCGAGCTGATCCTGACCGCGGAGCACGTCGCACGGCCCTACCTCCCGGCCGACTACGCCGCCGACGCAGCCGGCGCCGTCGAGGCAGTGGGTGTGCCGGTGGAGGCCGCGGTGCACGTGGAGTGCGGCTGGCACCACCCGGACCAGTCTGAGGAGACGGCGTGGCTCGACGCGCTGCCGTTCGGGACCGCGGGCCACCCCGGTCTCGCGGCGATCGTCGGCAACGCCGACCCGCGGGACCCCGACTTCGCGTCCGTGCTGGACGCGCACGCCCGCGCGAGCGACCGCTTCCGCGGCATCCGGTTCATGACCACCTGGCACCCCGACCGCGGCGTCAAGAACTGGATCGACGAGGAGGGCGTGATGACGTCTGCCGCGTTCCTCCGGGGCTTCGCGGCGCTCGCCGAGAGGGGCCTGACCTACGACGCCTACGTGTACTCCCACCAGCTGCCCGAGGTGGTCGTGCTGGCGAAGGAGTACCCCGACACCACGATCGTGCTCGACCACTACGCGCCGCCCGTCGGCTACTGCGGGCCGATGGGCAGGTCCACCGGCCGGACGGACGCGGACCGCGCCGACCTGCTGGCGCGGTGGAAGGACGACATCTCCCAGCTCGCCGGCAGCTGCCCCAACGTCGTGGCGAAGCACTCCGGCCTCGCGTTCCCGACACTCGGTCACCAGCAGCCCGGCATCGGCCGGGAGCAGCTCGCCAAGCGGGTGGCGCCGCTGGTCGAGCACACCACCGAGGTCTTCGGCGAGGACCGGCTCGTCTTCGGCTCCAACTACCCGATGGACAAGGCGATCGCCACCTACGGCACCGTCCTCGGCGCGCTGGCCGACCTGCTGGCGCCGTACGGGCCGGACCTCCTGCGGAAGGTCTTCCACGACAACGCCCGGGCGGTCTACCGGCTCTGA
- a CDS encoding N(5)-(carboxyethyl)ornithine synthase has protein sequence MTLLRLGVIGSSAKENEHRLPLHPEHIPHLDADLREQITLEHGYGARFGVDDKALGEHVAGFASRDEILAGSDVVLLPKPQHSDVAALSPGQVLWGWPHCVQDAELTQLAIDRELTLIAFEAMNHWTRDGSVGLHVFHKNNELAGYCSVLHALELAGLTGDYGRRLTAVVIGFGATARGAVTALNAHGVHEVAVLTSRGVAAVGAPIHSVRIRQVDHDPEGGPSFVITERGREPLPAYLAQADIVVNCTLQDPNNPLIYLTTDDLDAFRPGSVIVDVSCDLGMGFDWARPTTFEDPAFVVGDNILYYAVDHSPSYLWNSATWENSNALIPFLRPVLEGSSSWDADETLIRAIEIRDGRIVNPAILAFQGREAEPPHRIT, from the coding sequence ATGACGCTATTGAGACTCGGAGTCATCGGCTCCTCTGCCAAAGAGAACGAACACCGACTCCCCCTCCATCCAGAACACATCCCGCACCTCGACGCCGACCTGCGCGAGCAGATCACCCTCGAGCACGGGTACGGCGCCCGGTTCGGCGTCGACGACAAGGCCCTCGGTGAGCACGTCGCCGGCTTCGCCTCGCGCGACGAGATCCTGGCCGGCTCCGACGTCGTCCTGCTCCCCAAGCCGCAGCACTCCGACGTCGCCGCCCTGTCGCCCGGCCAGGTGCTGTGGGGCTGGCCGCACTGCGTCCAGGACGCCGAGCTCACCCAGCTCGCAATCGACCGCGAGCTCACGCTGATCGCCTTCGAGGCGATGAACCACTGGACCCGCGACGGCTCGGTCGGGCTCCACGTGTTCCACAAGAACAACGAGCTCGCCGGCTACTGCTCGGTGCTCCACGCGCTCGAGCTGGCGGGGCTGACCGGCGACTACGGACGACGGCTGACCGCGGTGGTGATCGGGTTCGGCGCCACCGCCCGCGGCGCCGTGACCGCGCTCAACGCGCACGGCGTGCACGAGGTCGCGGTGCTCACCAGCCGCGGCGTGGCCGCGGTGGGCGCACCGATCCACTCGGTGCGGATCCGGCAGGTCGACCACGACCCCGAGGGCGGCCCGAGCTTCGTGATCACCGAACGCGGCCGCGAGCCGCTGCCGGCGTACCTCGCCCAGGCCGACATCGTCGTCAACTGCACCCTGCAGGACCCCAACAACCCGCTGATCTACCTCACGACCGACGACCTGGATGCGTTCCGGCCGGGCAGCGTGATCGTCGACGTGTCCTGCGACCTGGGCATGGGCTTCGACTGGGCCCGCCCAACGACCTTCGAGGACCCGGCGTTCGTGGTGGGGGACAACATCCTCTACTACGCGGTCGACCACAGCCCGTCGTACCTGTGGAACTCGGCGACCTGGGAGAACAGCAACGCGCTGATCCCGTTCCTGCGGCCGGTGCTCGAGGGCTCCTCCTCGTGGGACGCCGACGAGACCCTGATCCGGGCGATCGAGATCCGCGACGGACGGATCGTCAACCCGGCGATCCTGGCCTTCCAGGGACGCGAGGCGGAGCCGCCGCACCGGATCACCTGA
- a CDS encoding MarR family winged helix-turn-helix transcriptional regulator produces MENFDPVAAWAGVLRTHAAVLPKLERALAPTGLPLTWYDVLLVTNAAPERRLRMTELGRRAVVSRERVSRVVSELERAGLVERQPNPDDKRSSYAAITTEGRRRLRAAAPIYLAAVREHYLAHLTADEVRVVADALGKVVQAEEA; encoded by the coding sequence ATGGAGAACTTCGACCCCGTCGCCGCCTGGGCAGGGGTGCTCCGCACGCACGCGGCCGTCCTCCCCAAGCTGGAGCGCGCCCTGGCGCCGACCGGCCTCCCCCTCACCTGGTACGACGTCCTGCTGGTGACGAATGCGGCACCCGAACGTCGGCTGCGGATGACCGAGCTCGGGCGCCGGGCCGTCGTCAGCAGGGAGCGGGTCAGCCGGGTGGTCTCCGAGCTCGAGCGCGCGGGCCTGGTGGAGCGGCAGCCCAACCCCGACGACAAGCGGTCGTCGTACGCCGCGATCACGACGGAGGGTCGGCGGCGGCTGCGGGCCGCCGCGCCGATCTACCTCGCGGCTGTGCGGGAGCACTACCTCGCACACCTCACTGCCGACGAGGTGCGGGTCGTCGCGGACGCGCTCGGCAAGGTGGTGCAGGCCGAGGAGGCCTGA
- a CDS encoding serine/threonine protein kinase — translation MPPTLRLNTVLVTDDGPRYLVERKLGAGGFGTTYVGHRITKSGRLMALAKVCIKVCSSRKDWHGEAFFGELLADDPRVVRLRDAVVRTTGSGTSQRRKYILIFDFMDGGTVSDAVKRQDPRWTEARTRREIKALLTLLARLHDAGVTHRDLKPDNVYLRDGKLVLGDFGITKLDLDPRQSFAYALSPKFAPKEAVATWRWGQADDVFQVGLLAATLVSGRIWGTETVSASAISRLPVSDEFKSWIWHATGARSKRYWDAGDAAEALDALRRTSLAPGRAPRSLAGHGLVFTGAIDGLPRREASELARRSGAIVQSAVGDATTLVVVGRLRSDAAGANEGIKLFATRERLRRGQGIRVIGGDQFRRIVRSDTSANPVLA, via the coding sequence ATGCCACCCACACTCCGGCTGAACACGGTCCTGGTCACCGACGACGGGCCCCGCTACCTGGTCGAACGCAAGCTGGGCGCGGGCGGGTTCGGTACGACGTACGTCGGCCACCGCATCACCAAGAGCGGGCGCCTCATGGCGCTGGCGAAGGTCTGCATCAAGGTGTGCAGCAGCCGGAAGGACTGGCACGGCGAGGCGTTCTTCGGCGAGCTGCTGGCGGACGATCCGCGCGTCGTACGACTGCGCGACGCGGTGGTCCGGACGACGGGCAGCGGGACGTCGCAGCGGCGCAAGTACATCCTGATCTTCGACTTCATGGACGGCGGGACGGTCTCCGACGCGGTCAAGCGCCAGGACCCGCGCTGGACCGAGGCGCGGACCCGGCGGGAGATCAAGGCCCTGCTCACGCTGCTCGCGCGGCTCCACGACGCTGGCGTCACCCACCGCGACCTCAAACCGGACAACGTCTACCTCCGCGACGGCAAGCTGGTCCTCGGCGACTTCGGGATCACCAAGCTCGACCTCGACCCCCGGCAGAGCTTCGCCTACGCGCTGTCGCCGAAGTTCGCTCCGAAGGAAGCCGTCGCGACCTGGCGGTGGGGCCAGGCCGACGACGTCTTCCAGGTCGGGCTGCTCGCAGCGACCCTGGTGTCGGGCCGGATCTGGGGGACCGAGACGGTCTCGGCCTCTGCGATCTCGAGGCTGCCGGTGAGCGACGAGTTCAAGAGCTGGATCTGGCACGCGACGGGTGCGAGATCGAAGCGCTACTGGGACGCGGGCGACGCCGCCGAGGCGCTCGACGCACTGCGGAGGACCAGTCTCGCGCCGGGCCGCGCGCCGCGGTCACTGGCCGGCCACGGCCTGGTGTTCACCGGAGCCATCGACGGCCTGCCACGTCGGGAGGCCAGCGAGCTCGCCCGGCGGTCGGGGGCGATCGTCCAGAGCGCGGTCGGCGACGCCACGACCCTGGTCGTCGTCGGCAGGCTCAGGAGCGACGCGGCCGGCGCCAACGAGGGCATCAAGCTCTTCGCCACCCGGGAACGGCTGCGCCGCGGGCAGGGCATCCGCGTCATCGGAGGCGACCAGTTCCGGCGAATTGTCAGATCAGATACTTCGGCGAACCCGG